The following proteins are encoded in a genomic region of Thiomicrospira sp. R3:
- a CDS encoding (2Fe-2S)-binding protein, producing the protein MNRTASDKKLDQAIAQLPEILKRDLDENLCVCNSIPKITIIKAIVEGADELEKVRQQTFASDGTGCCKLQIKHLLNALVKNKA; encoded by the coding sequence ATGAATAGAACAGCATCAGATAAAAAACTAGACCAAGCGATTGCACAATTGCCCGAGATCCTAAAACGTGATTTAGATGAAAACCTATGCGTTTGCAATTCGATTCCAAAGATCACAATAATCAAGGCGATTGTAGAAGGCGCTGACGAGCTGGAGAAAGTAAGACAACAAACCTTTGCTTCCGACGGCACGGGCTGTTGTAAACTACAGATAAAACATCTGCTAAATGCACTGGTAAAAAATAAGGCCTGA
- a CDS encoding DUF3683 domain-containing protein, translating into MNTNKRIREIPYNYTSFSDREIMTRFIGESGWQTVEQLRESRGTGRSAQMLFEVLGDMWVVTRNPYIQDDLLENAKRRAALSGALHHRLSQVESRLNNNKLAESLLNAVRQAVKKFEDWFPAQISLRQKVSKRLKKITRLDNVDFGGLARVSHATDATDWRVELPLVVICPDTEQETADIVAACIELGLVIIPRGGGTGYTGGAIPLDANTAVINTEKLEFLSLVEKVELPGVGVKVPTVRTGAGVVTKRVTELAERNGLVFAVDPTSHDASTIGGNISMNAGGKKAVLWGTTLDNLASWKMVMPDASWMEVVRVNHNLGKLQDQATVSFELHRYESDGKTPKGEVERLDIPGSAFRQAGLGKDVTDKFLSGLPGVQKEGCDGLITSARFVLHRMPEHIRTVCLEFFGTDLSLAVPAIVEIIDFIESKKAEGVLLAGLEHLDERYVRAIKYNTKANRRELPKMILIGDIAGDNGFEVAKTCQEIVELAKKRNAEGFVAVTAEARKRFWLDRSRTAAISAHTNAFKINEDVVIPLPRLNEYNEGIERINIEMSMQNKIEIIDALEDYFKAQIKEYTLVDDFEDSQGDPAAYFKSKVDTTLAHLAQVKRKWQNLYKGLDQPAEQFLDLMDESARTLIRDNESLVKLILRRDLVISYRREVLDFLKQTFMGHDFEPMIKRLKELHFEVRNARLFVALHMHAGDGNIHTNIPVHSSNYRMIHQAETIVERVMKLAIDLGGVISGEHGIGLTKIEFLSSEKIQAFVEYKNKVDPNGHFNKGKLMPGSGLHNAYTPSLSLVKQEALILEASELDQLNNDIKDCLRCGKCKPVCQTHIPRANLLYSPRNKILATGQMIEAFLYEEQTRRGISMHHFDAMNDVADHCTTCHKCEAPCPVDIDFGDVSIRMRKILTDMGKKNVSLGTKAALFYLNTGQPGLVKLLRTTMIGWGALGQRMGHKLAKWTGILGSKDQLPAKSTGNTPVTQQVIHFVRKPLDTGPNQPTMRSLLKLEDRTIVPILRDPHKTTEESEAVFYFPGCGSERLFSDISLATLAMLYETGAQTILPPGYLCCGYPQTAAGQAAKGSQITTENRALFHRLANTLNYMDIKTVLVSCGTCMDQLLKYEFEQIFPGCRLLDIHEYLMEKGVKMESTGGVQYIYHEPCHDPMKKYDSAQVASTLTGINVPLNDRCCSEAGTLATARPDIANQLRFRKEEELKKGIKDLTGEEKAVNGNVKLLTSCPACQQGLNRYQDDTGLKTDYIVVELANNLIGKEWKNEFVAKVEKEGIERVLL; encoded by the coding sequence ATGAACACAAACAAGCGTATTCGTGAGATTCCTTATAACTATACTTCGTTTTCAGATCGTGAGATCATGACGCGTTTTATAGGGGAATCGGGTTGGCAAACGGTAGAGCAATTGCGCGAAAGCCGAGGTACCGGTCGCTCAGCGCAAATGCTGTTTGAGGTGTTGGGGGATATGTGGGTCGTGACACGCAATCCATATATTCAAGATGATTTATTAGAAAATGCTAAGCGACGTGCGGCCTTGAGCGGGGCGTTGCATCATCGCTTGTCGCAGGTAGAATCGCGCTTAAACAACAATAAATTGGCCGAATCGCTGTTAAATGCGGTGCGTCAGGCGGTCAAGAAATTTGAAGACTGGTTTCCCGCGCAAATTAGCTTGCGTCAAAAAGTCAGCAAGCGACTGAAAAAAATTACCCGTTTAGATAATGTCGATTTTGGCGGCTTAGCGCGTGTTTCGCATGCCACTGATGCCACCGACTGGCGAGTAGAGTTGCCCTTGGTGGTGATTTGCCCTGATACCGAACAAGAAACCGCTGATATTGTGGCGGCCTGTATTGAGCTGGGGTTGGTCATTATTCCGCGAGGTGGCGGTACCGGTTACACCGGTGGCGCTATTCCATTGGATGCCAATACAGCGGTCATTAACACCGAAAAACTTGAGTTTTTAAGTCTGGTTGAAAAAGTGGAGTTGCCTGGCGTTGGTGTTAAGGTGCCTACGGTGCGCACTGGAGCGGGTGTGGTGACTAAACGTGTGACGGAATTGGCTGAGCGTAATGGTTTGGTGTTTGCCGTTGATCCGACCTCGCATGATGCCTCAACCATTGGGGGTAATATCTCGATGAATGCCGGTGGTAAAAAAGCCGTGCTTTGGGGGACGACACTCGATAACCTCGCCTCGTGGAAAATGGTGATGCCGGATGCTAGCTGGATGGAGGTGGTGCGTGTTAACCATAACCTGGGTAAGTTGCAAGACCAAGCTACGGTGAGTTTTGAGTTGCACCGGTATGAATCTGATGGCAAAACACCCAAGGGCGAGGTTGAGCGTTTGGATATTCCAGGCTCGGCGTTTCGCCAAGCAGGCCTGGGTAAAGACGTCACCGATAAGTTTTTAAGCGGTTTACCGGGTGTGCAAAAAGAAGGTTGTGATGGGTTGATTACCTCAGCACGTTTTGTATTGCATCGGATGCCAGAGCATATTCGAACCGTCTGTCTAGAGTTTTTTGGTACGGATTTAAGTTTGGCGGTACCGGCGATTGTCGAAATAATCGATTTTATCGAAAGCAAAAAAGCCGAGGGTGTTTTATTGGCAGGCCTGGAGCACTTGGACGAGCGTTATGTGCGGGCGATTAAATACAATACTAAAGCCAATCGACGTGAACTACCGAAGATGATTTTGATTGGTGATATCGCCGGTGATAACGGCTTTGAGGTGGCTAAAACCTGCCAAGAAATCGTTGAACTGGCGAAAAAACGCAATGCCGAAGGCTTTGTCGCGGTCACCGCTGAAGCCCGCAAGCGCTTTTGGTTGGATCGCTCACGCACAGCCGCAATTTCTGCGCATACCAATGCGTTTAAGATCAATGAAGATGTGGTGATTCCATTACCACGCTTGAATGAATATAACGAAGGCATTGAGCGCATTAATATCGAAATGTCGATGCAAAACAAAATCGAAATTATCGATGCGTTAGAAGACTATTTTAAAGCGCAAATCAAAGAATACACGCTGGTCGATGACTTTGAAGATTCGCAAGGGGATCCGGCGGCCTATTTCAAATCGAAGGTCGATACAACGCTGGCGCATTTAGCACAGGTCAAGCGTAAATGGCAGAACCTATACAAGGGGCTTGACCAGCCTGCCGAACAGTTTTTAGATTTAATGGATGAATCGGCGCGTACCTTAATTCGTGATAATGAATCCTTGGTTAAGCTGATTTTACGGCGTGACTTGGTAATCTCATATCGTAGAGAAGTGTTGGACTTTTTAAAGCAAACCTTCATGGGCCATGATTTTGAGCCGATGATCAAGCGCTTAAAAGAGCTGCATTTTGAAGTGCGTAATGCGCGGTTGTTTGTTGCGTTGCACATGCATGCTGGTGATGGCAATATTCATACCAATATTCCAGTTCACTCCAGTAACTATCGGATGATTCACCAAGCCGAAACCATTGTTGAGCGGGTGATGAAACTCGCCATTGATTTGGGTGGGGTGATATCGGGCGAACATGGTATCGGTTTGACCAAGATTGAATTCCTTTCATCAGAGAAAATTCAAGCGTTTGTTGAATACAAAAACAAGGTTGACCCTAATGGTCATTTTAACAAGGGCAAGTTAATGCCGGGTTCTGGCTTGCATAATGCCTATACCCCCTCCTTGTCGTTAGTTAAACAAGAAGCCTTGATTCTTGAAGCCAGTGAGTTGGATCAATTAAATAACGATATTAAAGATTGCTTACGTTGTGGCAAATGTAAGCCTGTTTGTCAGACGCATATTCCGCGCGCGAATTTACTCTATTCGCCGCGTAATAAAATACTGGCCACAGGTCAAATGATTGAAGCGTTCTTATACGAAGAGCAAACGCGTCGAGGAATTTCGATGCATCATTTTGATGCAATGAACGATGTTGCTGATCACTGTACTACTTGTCATAAATGTGAAGCGCCTTGCCCCGTTGATATTGATTTTGGTGATGTGTCGATTCGGATGCGCAAAATCTTGACCGATATGGGTAAGAAAAATGTTAGCCTTGGCACCAAGGCGGCGTTGTTTTATTTGAATACCGGACAACCAGGTCTGGTTAAACTATTACGTACCACCATGATTGGTTGGGGCGCGTTGGGTCAGCGTATGGGTCATAAGCTGGCGAAATGGACAGGGATACTTGGTTCAAAAGATCAGCTACCTGCTAAATCAACAGGCAATACGCCGGTGACCCAGCAGGTGATTCATTTTGTGCGCAAACCTTTGGATACCGGCCCGAATCAGCCGACCATGCGTTCGTTACTCAAACTCGAAGATCGCACGATTGTGCCGATTTTACGCGACCCGCATAAAACCACCGAAGAATCCGAAGCCGTGTTTTATTTCCCAGGCTGTGGTTCGGAGCGTTTGTTTAGCGACATTAGTTTAGCCACCTTGGCGATGCTGTATGAAACCGGTGCACAAACGATTTTGCCGCCGGGTTATCTGTGTTGTGGTTATCCACAAACAGCGGCAGGTCAAGCCGCCAAAGGCTCACAAATCACCACTGAAAACCGTGCGTTATTCCATCGGTTGGCCAATACCCTCAACTACATGGATATTAAAACCGTGTTGGTGTCTTGTGGTACCTGTATGGATCAGTTGCTTAAATATGAATTTGAGCAGATATTCCCAGGTTGTCGCTTGTTAGATATCCACGAATATCTAATGGAAAAGGGCGTAAAAATGGAAAGCACCGGTGGGGTTCAGTATATATATCATGAGCCGTGCCATGACCCAATGAAAAAATACGATTCAGCCCAAGTCGCCTCGACCTTGACTGGAATTAATGTGCCGCTGAATGATCGTTGTTGTAGTGAGGCCGGTACACTCGCCACCGCACGCCCAGACATTGCCAACCAGCTTCGATTTCGCAAGGAAGAAGAGTTGAAAAAGGGGATTAAAGATCTCACCGGCGAAGAAAAAGCGGTCAATGGGAATGTGAAGCTACTGACCTCTTGCCCCGCTTGTCAACAGGGTCTTAACCGCTATCAAGACGACACAGGGTTAAAAACCGATTATATTGTGGTCGAGTTAGCCAATAACCTGATTGGCAAAGAATGGAAAAACGAGTTTGTCGCCAAGGTGGAAAAAGAGGGGATTGAGCGTGTGTTGCTCTAA
- the der gene encoding ribosome biogenesis GTPase Der, producing the protein MSKPIIALVGRPNVGKSTLFNRLTKTRDAIVADFPGLTRDRQYGTGKVGEYDYIVVDTGGLSGDMEGVDPLMAAQVQQALAEAHGIFFIVDGRAGLNPADEAIANYIRSHGKPVQLLVNKTEGCNLDVINADFYAMGLGEPIGISSAHGDNVAEAVDYLIERLPINPLDDGFDLDEHPGIRVAIIGRPNVGKSTLVNRMLGEDRVVAFDMPGTTRDSIYVPFERDGQAYTLIDTAGVRRRKNVAEKVEKFSVIKAIEAMQDAHVVVMLMDGSEGITDQDLTLLGLAIESGRGLVLAVNKWDGLDADQRAKIKHELDFRLQFIDYAKTHLISALHGSGVGELFKTVKKVYRAATQKISTSDLNRVLEQAVLDHQPPLVGGRRLKMRYAHLGGLNPPRVIIHGNKVDKTPAPYKRYLENTFRKAFKWEGTPVVVEFRVGDNPFDLNKDGLTEQQKQRKRRVDTFRESKRTRERSRQR; encoded by the coding sequence CACGTTATTTAACCGTTTAACCAAGACACGTGATGCGATAGTCGCCGATTTCCCTGGGTTAACGCGTGATCGCCAATATGGCACTGGCAAGGTAGGCGAGTACGACTATATTGTTGTTGATACGGGTGGTTTGAGCGGCGATATGGAAGGGGTTGATCCCTTGATGGCTGCTCAAGTGCAGCAAGCCTTGGCTGAAGCCCACGGCATCTTTTTTATTGTTGATGGGCGTGCGGGTTTGAATCCAGCCGATGAAGCGATTGCCAATTACATCCGCAGCCACGGCAAGCCTGTTCAGTTATTGGTGAATAAAACTGAAGGCTGTAATCTTGATGTCATTAATGCCGATTTTTATGCTATGGGCTTGGGTGAGCCGATAGGGATTTCATCAGCGCACGGTGATAACGTTGCTGAAGCGGTGGACTATTTAATTGAACGCCTGCCGATTAATCCGTTAGATGATGGGTTTGATTTGGACGAGCATCCTGGGATTCGCGTGGCGATTATTGGGCGGCCAAACGTGGGTAAGTCAACGCTAGTTAATCGGATGCTGGGCGAAGATCGTGTGGTGGCGTTTGACATGCCTGGAACGACGCGGGATAGTATTTATGTGCCGTTTGAACGGGATGGTCAAGCCTATACGTTAATTGATACGGCGGGGGTGCGTCGTCGTAAAAATGTGGCGGAGAAGGTTGAAAAATTTTCAGTTATTAAAGCGATTGAGGCGATGCAGGATGCCCATGTTGTTGTGATGCTGATGGATGGCTCGGAAGGTATTACCGATCAAGATTTAACTCTGTTGGGTTTAGCAATTGAGTCTGGGCGTGGCTTGGTGCTAGCGGTGAATAAGTGGGATGGTTTGGATGCCGATCAGCGCGCTAAAATTAAACATGAGCTTGATTTTAGGCTGCAGTTTATTGATTATGCCAAAACCCATTTGATTTCAGCTTTGCACGGTAGCGGTGTGGGTGAATTATTTAAAACGGTTAAAAAAGTCTATCGCGCCGCCACGCAGAAAATCTCGACCTCGGATTTAAACCGTGTATTAGAGCAGGCTGTATTAGACCATCAACCGCCGCTGGTGGGGGGGCGTCGTTTAAAAATGCGTTATGCGCATTTGGGTGGTTTGAACCCACCGCGTGTGATTATTCATGGTAATAAAGTTGATAAAACGCCCGCACCCTATAAGCGTTATTTGGAAAATACCTTCCGTAAAGCCTTTAAGTGGGAAGGCACCCCAGTGGTGGTTGAGTTCCGTGTCGGAGATAATCCGTTTGATCTAAACAAGGACGGTTTAACTGAACAGCAAAAGCAGCGAAAGCGTCGTGTCGATACCTTCCGAGAATCGAAGCGAACACGTGAAAGAAGTCGACAGCGATAA